One region of Populus trichocarpa isolate Nisqually-1 chromosome 4, P.trichocarpa_v4.1, whole genome shotgun sequence genomic DNA includes:
- the LOC7493535 gene encoding uncharacterized protein LOC7493535 isoform X3: MTLSFEEMNLLYSLLRSEQRPIDEIVTEFINNINRSRSSTLSASLSLLLQEDKMMLKSTERLTAFAILYLTYSLQQSSANPFVALFINAACDEGAEKYERAFVLQLLASGGSGGSKEFLKQSAANYIKVFDPSVHAFPSREHLQHQYGDKVHPEADNSLFKNISLKNIVPDPDVPHGCDANSQEFDLQPGVKPKLGSGDRDEALTGLLANLSPEGIGPQWIRSRPPRLPIQDGELVWLNPDSNHELVWDHCMCADTSRGAAVRGLIAKALKGPLAPSQQEQVLVELTNDPKLVYHCGLAPRKLPELVENNPLIAVEVITKLINSPEIADYFTVLVNMDMSLHSMEVVNRLTTAVELPKEFIRMINTCRTDLSDLFVFSCRV; this comes from the exons atgactTTGAGCTTTGAAGAAATGAATTTGTTATATTCACTGCTGAGATCAGAGCAAAGACCAATCGATGAAATCGTCACCGAATTTATCAACAATATCAATCGCTCTCGCTCTTCCACTCTTTCTGCTTCTCTCTCACTACTCTTACAG GAGGATAAGATGATGCTCAAGTCTACGGAAAGGTTAACTGCGTTTGCGATTCTTTATCTGACGTATTCATTGCAACAGTCTTCTGCAAATCCGTTTGTAGCTTTGTTTATCAAT GCTGCTTGTGATGAGGGAGCAGAAAAATACGAGAGGGCGTTTGTTCTTCAGTTGTTAGCCTCTGGAGGCTCTGGTGGTAGCAAAGAG TTTCTTAAACAGTCTGCTGCAAATTACATCAAAGTTTTTGATCCTTCAGTCCAT GCTTTCCCATCACGTGAACATTTGCAGCATCAATATGGTGATAAAGTCCATCCCGAAGCAGATAATtccttatttaaaaacatttcactGAAAAATATAGTGCCAGATCCAGATGTACCCCATGGTTGTGATGCAAATTCACAAGA GTTTGATTTGCAACCTGGAGTGAAACCTAAACTTGGATCTGGAGATAGAGACGAGGCTCTAACTGGATTGTTGGCAAACTTGTCGCCAGAGGGCATAGGTCCTCAATGGATCAGGTCGAGACCACCGAGGCTGCCAATACAGGATGGTGAA TTAGTGTGGCTCAACCCCGATAGCAATCATGAGCTTGTGTGGGATCATTGTATGTGTGCTGATACTAGCAGGGGAGCAGCAGTTAGGGGGTTGATTGCAAAAGCCTTGAAGGGACCTCTTGCGCCTTCTCAACAAGAG CAAGTCTTGGTGGAATTGACTAATGACCCAAAGCTTGTATATCACTGTGGACTGGCTCCAAGGAAGTTACCT GAATTGGTAGAGAACAATCCTCTCATTGCGGTTGAAGTTATTACCAAGTTGATAAATTCTCCTGAAATTGCAGA TTACTTTACAGTACTTGTCAATATGGACATGAGTCTACATTCAATGGAAGTCGTGAACAGGCTTACAACAGCAGTTGAACTTCCAAAGGAGTTCATTCGAAT GATAAATACATGCAGAACCGACTTGTCAGACTTGTTTGTGTTTTCCTGCAGAGTCTAA
- the LOC7487367 gene encoding ATP-dependent Clp protease proteolytic subunit 3, chloroplastic, translating to MEVGLAYLTASQSTSSPLCFSSRNSFINKNHLLLPVTIDTSTTISVCSKRRKPICVKASKSSFDANTARQTLASNWDVEKFSSFANSAPTLPKFEELDTTNMLLRQRIIFLGSQVDDVTADFIISQLLFLDAEDPKKDIKLFINSPGGSVTAGLGIYDAMKLCKADVSTICLGLAASMGAFLLSAGSKGKRFCMPNGRVMIHQPLGTAGGKASEMSIRIREMSYHKIKLNKILSRITGKPLEQVEVDTDRDNFMNAWEAKEYGLVDEVIDDGKPGLVAPLTDASPPPKTRVWDLWKIEGSKKAKNNLPSEHKMLQNGYVGGGDGDRGVDREKETPSPV from the exons ATGGAGGTAGGTTTAGCATATCTCACAGCCTCACAATCCACAAGCAGCCCTCTATGTTTCTCCAGTCGCAACAGTTTCATTAACAAGAATCATCTTCTGCTACCAGTCACCATTGACACCAGCACTACTATTAGTGTTTGCAGTAAAAGAAGAAAACCTATCTGTGTTAAGGCTTCGAAGAGTTCATTCGATGCTAACACCGCAAGACAGACTTTGGCTAGCAACTGGGATGTTGAAAAGTTCTCATCTTTTGCTAATTCAGCTCCTACTTTGCCAAAATTTGAGGAATTGGATACTACCAACATGCTTCTCCGTCAAAGAATCATTTTTTTGGGCTctcaa GTGGATGACGTGACAGCAGATTTTATTATCAGTCAGCTATTATTTCTGGATGCTGAAGACCCCAAAAAAGACATCAAATTGTTTATTAATTCACCTGGGGGTTCTGTCACTGCTG GACTGGGAATTTATGACGCGATGAAGTTGTGCAAGGCTGATGTTTCAACTATTTGCCTTGGGCTTGCTGCATCCATGGGAGCATTTCTTCTTTCTGCTGGTTCCAAAGGCAAGAGATTTTGCATGCCCAATGGGAGGGTGATGATTCATCAGCCACTTGGAACTGCTGGAGGCAAA GCATCAGAAATGAGCATCCGGATTAGAGAAATGAGTTACCACAAGATTAAGCTGAACAAGATATTATCAAGAATAACAGGGAAGCCTCTAGAGCAG GTTGAAGTTGACACTGATCGTGACAATTTCATGAATGCTTGGGAAGCTAAAGAATATGGGTTGGTAGATGAAGTTATTGATGATGGTAAGCCAGGACTAGTTGCACCGCTTACAGATGCTTCACCTCCACCAAAAACTCGGGTGTGGGATCTTTGGAAAATTGAAGGGAGCAAGAAAGCTAAGAATAATTTGCCTTCAGAGCATAAAATGCTACAGAATGGATATGTTGGAGGAGGTGATGGGGATAGAGGCGTGGACCGGGAAAAGGAAACACCAAGTCCAGTATAA
- the LOC7487366 gene encoding uncharacterized protein LOC7487366 isoform X1 translates to MVKRNSTNEEPSTAPEPDRWYDIKLGSSFQDHHDHSSPKFCTLRYEFKPASIDKSQPGSLHKSRDNRVSVEYHNNQQGKPNVMFEGVSEDYKENDAVLFFDGDTFHLEQLHHAVKRLRHVRLPGESAAAAAAATATVALVASAFETRSPPVGKAANSESLDKGMVHQTPVQMEQIGTGVSESLAFSLPGAELEDEKSMEHLLFPPNLSTSSPDPKNESEEQVDIVNDDDDGCETANKGKASEKGLPRTVLNIDINLPHQVETDDEIADVDISDDDIDKGPNAAEALKALNAVDKGPNAAEALKALNAEGMKGQNSSSSGSSGSDISGSESGSSSSDSESSGGNSVFSI, encoded by the exons ATGGTGAAACGTAATAGCACCAATGAAGAGCCCAGCACAGCTCCGGAGCCAGATCGCTGGTATGACATAAAATTAGGTTCTTCTTTTCAAGACCACCATGACCACTCCTCTCCAAAGTTCTGTACTTTACGGT ATGAATTTAAACCAGCTTCAATTGATAAGAGTCAACCAGGATCGCTCCATAAGAGCAGGGATAACAGGGTAAGTGTAGAATATCACAACAACCAACAGGGAAAACCCAACGTAATGTTTGAGGGTGTAAGTGAGGATTACAAGGAAAATGATGCTGTCTTGTTCTTTGATGGGGATACCTTTCACTTGGAGCAGTTGCATCATGCAGTGAAGCGGTTGAGACATGTCCGGCTCCCTGGTGAGTCTGCAGCTGCAGCTGCAGCTGCCACTGCAACAGTTGCATTGGTTGCATCAGCATTTGAAACTCGTTCTCCACCTGTTGGTAAAGCAGCAAATTCAGAGTCTCTGGACAAAGGAATGGTTCATCAAACACCA GTTCAGATGGAACAGATTGGCACTGGTGTCTCAGAAAGCTTAG CTTTCTCTTTGCCTGGTGCAGAACTTGAAGATGAGAAGAGCATGGAGCATCTATTATTTCCTCCTAACCTATCCACCTCATCACCAGACCCCAAGAATGAATCCGAGGAACAGGTGGACATAGTCAATGATGACGATGATGGCTGTGAAACTGCTAACAAGGGCAAAGCTTCAGAGAAGGGATTGCCACGCACTGTTCTTAACATTGATATTAACTTGCCACATCAAGTGGAAACAGATGATGAGATTGCTGATGTAGATATCAGTGATGATGACATTGACAAAGGCCCTAATGCTGCAGAAGCCCTTAAAGCCCTGAATGCAGTTGACAAAGGTCCTAATGCTGCTGAAGCCCTTAAAGCCCTGAATGCAGAAGGAATGAAGGGACAAAATTCAAGCTCAAGCGGTAGCAGTGGGAGTGACATTAGTGGGAGTGAGAGTGGGAGCAGTAGCAGTGATAGCGAAAGCAGTGGTGGTAACTCAGTCTTCTCTATCTGA
- the LOC7487366 gene encoding uncharacterized protein LOC7487366 isoform X2, whose translation MVKRNSTNEEPSTAPEPDRWYDIKLGSSFQDHHDHSSPKFCTLRYEFKPASIDKSQPGSLHKSRDNRVSVEYHNNQQGKPNVMFEGVSEDYKENDAVLFFDGDTFHLEQLHHAVKRLRHVRLPGESAAAAAAATATVALVASAFETRSPPVGKAANSESLDKGMVHQTPVQMEQIGTGVSESLELEDEKSMEHLLFPPNLSTSSPDPKNESEEQVDIVNDDDDGCETANKGKASEKGLPRTVLNIDINLPHQVETDDEIADVDISDDDIDKGPNAAEALKALNAVDKGPNAAEALKALNAEGMKGQNSSSSGSSGSDISGSESGSSSSDSESSGGNSVFSI comes from the exons ATGGTGAAACGTAATAGCACCAATGAAGAGCCCAGCACAGCTCCGGAGCCAGATCGCTGGTATGACATAAAATTAGGTTCTTCTTTTCAAGACCACCATGACCACTCCTCTCCAAAGTTCTGTACTTTACGGT ATGAATTTAAACCAGCTTCAATTGATAAGAGTCAACCAGGATCGCTCCATAAGAGCAGGGATAACAGGGTAAGTGTAGAATATCACAACAACCAACAGGGAAAACCCAACGTAATGTTTGAGGGTGTAAGTGAGGATTACAAGGAAAATGATGCTGTCTTGTTCTTTGATGGGGATACCTTTCACTTGGAGCAGTTGCATCATGCAGTGAAGCGGTTGAGACATGTCCGGCTCCCTGGTGAGTCTGCAGCTGCAGCTGCAGCTGCCACTGCAACAGTTGCATTGGTTGCATCAGCATTTGAAACTCGTTCTCCACCTGTTGGTAAAGCAGCAAATTCAGAGTCTCTGGACAAAGGAATGGTTCATCAAACACCA GTTCAGATGGAACAGATTGGCACTGGTGTCTCAGAAAGCTTAG AACTTGAAGATGAGAAGAGCATGGAGCATCTATTATTTCCTCCTAACCTATCCACCTCATCACCAGACCCCAAGAATGAATCCGAGGAACAGGTGGACATAGTCAATGATGACGATGATGGCTGTGAAACTGCTAACAAGGGCAAAGCTTCAGAGAAGGGATTGCCACGCACTGTTCTTAACATTGATATTAACTTGCCACATCAAGTGGAAACAGATGATGAGATTGCTGATGTAGATATCAGTGATGATGACATTGACAAAGGCCCTAATGCTGCAGAAGCCCTTAAAGCCCTGAATGCAGTTGACAAAGGTCCTAATGCTGCTGAAGCCCTTAAAGCCCTGAATGCAGAAGGAATGAAGGGACAAAATTCAAGCTCAAGCGGTAGCAGTGGGAGTGACATTAGTGGGAGTGAGAGTGGGAGCAGTAGCAGTGATAGCGAAAGCAGTGGTGGTAACTCAGTCTTCTCTATCTGA
- the LOC7493535 gene encoding uncharacterized protein LOC7493535 isoform X2: MTLSFEEMNLLYSLLRSEQRPIDEIVTEFINNINRSRSSTLSASLSLLLQEDKMMLKSTERLTAFAILYLTYSLQQSSANPFVALFINAACDEGAEKYERAFVLQLLASGGSGGSKEFLKQSAANYIKVFDPSVHAFPSREHLQHQYGDKVHPEADNSLFKNISLKNIVPDPDVPHGCDANSQEFDLQPGVKPKLGSGDRDEALTGLLANLSPEGIGPQWIRSRPPRLPIQDGELVWLNPDSNHELVWDHCMCADTSRGAAVRGLIAKALKGPLAPSQQEQVLVELTNDPKLVYHCGLAPRKLPELVENNPLIAVEVITKLINSPEIADYFTVLVNMDMSLHSMEVVNRLTTAVELPKEFIRMYITNCISLCENIKDKYMQNRLVRLVCVFLQSLIRNRIIDVKDLFIEVQAFCFEFSRIREAAGLFRLLKTLE, from the exons atgactTTGAGCTTTGAAGAAATGAATTTGTTATATTCACTGCTGAGATCAGAGCAAAGACCAATCGATGAAATCGTCACCGAATTTATCAACAATATCAATCGCTCTCGCTCTTCCACTCTTTCTGCTTCTCTCTCACTACTCTTACAG GAGGATAAGATGATGCTCAAGTCTACGGAAAGGTTAACTGCGTTTGCGATTCTTTATCTGACGTATTCATTGCAACAGTCTTCTGCAAATCCGTTTGTAGCTTTGTTTATCAAT GCTGCTTGTGATGAGGGAGCAGAAAAATACGAGAGGGCGTTTGTTCTTCAGTTGTTAGCCTCTGGAGGCTCTGGTGGTAGCAAAGAG TTTCTTAAACAGTCTGCTGCAAATTACATCAAAGTTTTTGATCCTTCAGTCCAT GCTTTCCCATCACGTGAACATTTGCAGCATCAATATGGTGATAAAGTCCATCCCGAAGCAGATAATtccttatttaaaaacatttcactGAAAAATATAGTGCCAGATCCAGATGTACCCCATGGTTGTGATGCAAATTCACAAGA GTTTGATTTGCAACCTGGAGTGAAACCTAAACTTGGATCTGGAGATAGAGACGAGGCTCTAACTGGATTGTTGGCAAACTTGTCGCCAGAGGGCATAGGTCCTCAATGGATCAGGTCGAGACCACCGAGGCTGCCAATACAGGATGGTGAA TTAGTGTGGCTCAACCCCGATAGCAATCATGAGCTTGTGTGGGATCATTGTATGTGTGCTGATACTAGCAGGGGAGCAGCAGTTAGGGGGTTGATTGCAAAAGCCTTGAAGGGACCTCTTGCGCCTTCTCAACAAGAG CAAGTCTTGGTGGAATTGACTAATGACCCAAAGCTTGTATATCACTGTGGACTGGCTCCAAGGAAGTTACCT GAATTGGTAGAGAACAATCCTCTCATTGCGGTTGAAGTTATTACCAAGTTGATAAATTCTCCTGAAATTGCAGA TTACTTTACAGTACTTGTCAATATGGACATGAGTCTACATTCAATGGAAGTCGTGAACAGGCTTACAACAGCAGTTGAACTTCCAAAGGAGTTCATTCGAATGTACATAACTAACTGTATTTCCTTGTGTGAAAATATCAAG GATAAATACATGCAGAACCGACTTGTCAGACTTGTTTGTGTTTTCCTGCAGAGTCTAATCCGAAACAGAATTATTGATG TTAAGGATCTTTTCATTGAAGTCCAAGCATTCTGCTTTGAGTTTTCACGAATTAGAGAAGCAGCTGGTTTATTTAGACTTCTCAAGACCTTGGAATGA
- the LOC7493535 gene encoding uncharacterized protein LOC7493535 isoform X1 has product MTLSFEEMNLLYSLLRSEQRPIDEIVTEFINNINRSRSSTLSASLSLLLQEDKMMLKSTERLTAFAILYLTYSLQQSSANPFVALFINAACDEGAEKYERAFVLQLLASGGSGGSKEFLKQSAANYIKVFDPSVHAFPSREHLQHQYGDKVHPEADNSLFKNISLKNIVPDPDVPHGCDANSQEFDLQPGVKPKLGSGDRDEALTGLLANLSPEGIGPQWIRSRPPRLPIQDGELVWLNPDSNHELVWDHCMCADTSRGAAVRGLIAKALKGPLAPSQQEQVLVELTNDPKLVYHCGLAPRKLPELVENNPLIAVEVITKLINSPEIADYFTVLVNMDMSLHSMEVVNRLTTAVELPKEFIRMYITNCISLCENIKLRIFSLKSKHSALSFHELEKQLVYLDFSRPWNEWAFFMLSTVFGRFVWKIWLFQGRHFEAPWIFHI; this is encoded by the exons atgactTTGAGCTTTGAAGAAATGAATTTGTTATATTCACTGCTGAGATCAGAGCAAAGACCAATCGATGAAATCGTCACCGAATTTATCAACAATATCAATCGCTCTCGCTCTTCCACTCTTTCTGCTTCTCTCTCACTACTCTTACAG GAGGATAAGATGATGCTCAAGTCTACGGAAAGGTTAACTGCGTTTGCGATTCTTTATCTGACGTATTCATTGCAACAGTCTTCTGCAAATCCGTTTGTAGCTTTGTTTATCAAT GCTGCTTGTGATGAGGGAGCAGAAAAATACGAGAGGGCGTTTGTTCTTCAGTTGTTAGCCTCTGGAGGCTCTGGTGGTAGCAAAGAG TTTCTTAAACAGTCTGCTGCAAATTACATCAAAGTTTTTGATCCTTCAGTCCAT GCTTTCCCATCACGTGAACATTTGCAGCATCAATATGGTGATAAAGTCCATCCCGAAGCAGATAATtccttatttaaaaacatttcactGAAAAATATAGTGCCAGATCCAGATGTACCCCATGGTTGTGATGCAAATTCACAAGA GTTTGATTTGCAACCTGGAGTGAAACCTAAACTTGGATCTGGAGATAGAGACGAGGCTCTAACTGGATTGTTGGCAAACTTGTCGCCAGAGGGCATAGGTCCTCAATGGATCAGGTCGAGACCACCGAGGCTGCCAATACAGGATGGTGAA TTAGTGTGGCTCAACCCCGATAGCAATCATGAGCTTGTGTGGGATCATTGTATGTGTGCTGATACTAGCAGGGGAGCAGCAGTTAGGGGGTTGATTGCAAAAGCCTTGAAGGGACCTCTTGCGCCTTCTCAACAAGAG CAAGTCTTGGTGGAATTGACTAATGACCCAAAGCTTGTATATCACTGTGGACTGGCTCCAAGGAAGTTACCT GAATTGGTAGAGAACAATCCTCTCATTGCGGTTGAAGTTATTACCAAGTTGATAAATTCTCCTGAAATTGCAGA TTACTTTACAGTACTTGTCAATATGGACATGAGTCTACATTCAATGGAAGTCGTGAACAGGCTTACAACAGCAGTTGAACTTCCAAAGGAGTTCATTCGAATGTACATAACTAACTGTATTTCCTTGTGTGAAAATATCAAG TTAAGGATCTTTTCATTGAAGTCCAAGCATTCTGCTTTGAGTTTTCACGAATTAGAGAAGCAGCTGGTTTATTTAGACTTCTCAAGACCTTGGAATGAATGG GCGTTTTTCATGCTGTCGACGGTTTTTGGAAGATTTGTTTGGAAGATTTGGCTGTTCCAGGGAAGGCATTTTGAAGCCCCATGGATCTTTCATATATGA